The following proteins are co-located in the Citrobacter freundii ATCC 8090 = MTCC 1658 = NBRC 12681 genome:
- the sfmF gene encoding fimbria assembly protein, which translates to MVSLLTFSSLGHASSSLGEINIELRGNVVDFTCAVIASDSNKSVELGTWPTKQLQTSGDTTQPVAFTLKLEGCPPGSASITFSGTPAPGTTLLALDDAVMAQKVAIELHDSDRTRLPLEQASQAVGIDENGNATLTFFANYIALADGVQPGVARADATFMINYN; encoded by the coding sequence ATGGTGTCCCTGCTAACATTCAGTTCGTTGGGCCATGCCTCCTCGTCGCTGGGGGAAATCAATATTGAGCTGCGTGGCAACGTGGTGGACTTTACCTGTGCGGTGATTGCCAGCGACAGCAATAAGTCGGTGGAGTTGGGGACCTGGCCGACAAAGCAGCTTCAGACCAGCGGAGATACCACTCAACCGGTCGCGTTTACGCTGAAGCTTGAAGGTTGCCCGCCGGGATCCGCATCGATAACGTTTTCCGGTACTCCGGCTCCGGGCACGACGCTGTTGGCGCTTGATGATGCGGTCATGGCACAAAAGGTGGCGATTGAACTGCACGACAGCGATCGTACGCGATTACCGCTCGAACAGGCGAGCCAGGCCGTGGGGATTGATGAGAACGGCAATGCCACGCTGACCTTTTTCGCCAACTATATCGCGTTAGCCGATGGAGTTCAGCCTGGCGTCGCCAGGGCTGATGCCACGTTTATGATTAACTATAACTAA
- the fimZ gene encoding fimbria biosynthesis transcriptional regulator FimZ, translated as MKPASVIIMDEHPIVRMSIEVLLEKNSNIQVVLKTDDSRTAIEHLRTYPVDLVILDIELPGSDGFTLLKRIKSLQEKTRVLFLSSKSESFYAGRAIRAGANGFVSKRKDLNDIYNAVKMILSGYSFFPSDTLNFINNINAQKGVLNDMPLSNREVTVLRYLANGLSNKEIAEQLLLSNKTISAHKANIYSKLGLHTIVELIDYAKMHELM; from the coding sequence ATGAAACCAGCATCCGTTATCATTATGGACGAACACCCTATTGTCAGAATGTCGATAGAAGTACTACTCGAGAAAAACAGTAATATTCAGGTAGTATTGAAAACCGACGACAGCCGTACGGCAATAGAACACCTGCGCACATACCCGGTCGATCTTGTCATCCTGGATATTGAACTACCTGGTTCGGATGGATTTACATTACTCAAGAGAATAAAGTCTCTGCAGGAGAAAACTCGGGTGCTGTTTCTCTCTTCCAAATCGGAGTCTTTTTATGCCGGGCGTGCTATCCGGGCCGGTGCAAATGGTTTTGTCAGTAAACGAAAGGATCTCAATGATATCTACAATGCAGTAAAAATGATTTTATCGGGATATTCTTTTTTCCCGTCGGACACCCTTAATTTCATTAACAATATAAACGCACAAAAAGGTGTGCTGAATGACATGCCGCTCTCTAACCGCGAGGTTACGGTTTTGCGTTATCTGGCAAACGGTCTGTCCAATAAGGAAATTGCTGAACAGTTGTTACTCAGCAATAAAACGATTAGCGCTCACAAGGCGAATATCTACTCCAAGCTCGGGTTGCACACCATCGTTGAGCTGATCGATTATGCAAAAATGCATGAGTTAATGTAA